One segment of Alnus glutinosa chromosome 2, dhAlnGlut1.1, whole genome shotgun sequence DNA contains the following:
- the LOC133859419 gene encoding coumaroyl-CoA:anthocyanidin 3-O-glucoside-6''-O-coumaroyltransferase 1-like produces the protein MDQPYRVTVIEQCQVAPPPNSVPTTSLPLTFFDILWLPFPPMQRLFFYEFPQSTHSFTQAILPTLKHSLSLTLQHFFPFSANLVSPSRTQKPYILYTEGNSVPFTVAEATGDFNHLIANYPRDVRELHPFVPQLPPTRVSSDHTRVIPLMSMQVTVFPNEGICIGITFCHAAADGSAFHHFMKSWASICRTGGDLTCLDRSPPFHDRAVIKDPNSLEHIFLEELGNWGSAWKGKEDKDLMINEIGEKVRATFVLGRDHIEGLKQWVRGQCMNKEDLEPLHISTFVATCALIWVCLIKSQHSGVSNFSDNSKLCYFIFAADCRNRLKFTIPSTYFGNCIAPCLVPLERCELVGETGIFEAVKAIGNKVRQLETEALRGAETWLLDWKEKSETVNLVSVAGSPRLGVYETDFGWGRPKKSEVVHIDVTGAFSLAECRDEDGAIEVGLALSRRNIGDFTAIWEQSLKLF, from the coding sequence ATGGATCAACCCTACAGAGTCACGGTCATAGAGCAATGCCAGGTTGCTCCACCACCCAACTCAGTTCCTACCACCTCTCTTCCTCTCACTTTCTTTGACATACTGTGGCTTCCCTTCCCTCCCATGCAACGCCTTTTCTTCTATGAATTTCCTCAATCCACCCACTCTTTCACACAAGCCATCCTTCCCACTCTCAaacactctctctccctcactctCCAACACTTCTTTCCCTTCTCCGCCAATCTGGTATCCCCTTCTCGAACCCAGAAACCCTATATCCTCTACACAGAGGGAAACTCAGTCCCTTTCACCGTCGCTGAGGCTACCGGCGATTTCAACCATCTAATAGCCAATTATCCACGGGATGTAAGAGAATTACATCCCTTTGTGCCACAGTTGCCCCCAACACGTGTCTCATCGGATCACACGCGTGTAATCCCTCTCATGTCCATGCAAGTCACAGTTTTTCCAAATGAAGGAATTTGTATTGGCATCACCTTTTGCCACGCGGCAGCTGATGGAAGCGCATTCCACCATTTCATGAAATCGTGGGCGTCCATATGCAGGACAGGAGGAGACTTGACTTGCCTTGACAGGTCACCACCATTCCATGACAGGGCTGTGATCAAAGACCCAAATAGTCTTGAGCACATTTTCTTGGAGGAGCTTGGGAATTGGGGTTCAGCGTGGAAGGGAAAGGAAGACAAAGATCTCATGATCAATGAAATTGGTGAAAAGGTTCGGGCCACATTTGTTCTGGGCAGAGATCATATTGAGGGACTAAAGCAGTGGGTCAGAGGTCAATGCATGAACAAAGAAGACTTGGAGCCCTTACACATATCAACATTTGTGGCAACATGTGCACTCATTTGGGTCTGTTTGATCAAATCCCAACACAGTGGAGTAAGTAACTTTTCGGATAATAGTAAGCTCTGCTACTTCATTTTTGCAGCAGATTGCCGAAATCGGCTTAAATTTACAATACCTTCTACATATTTTGGAAATTGCATAGCACCATGTCTTGTACCACTTGAGAGGTGTGAGCTAGTGGGAGAAACTGGGATTTTCGAAGCTGTGAAAGCTATTGGAAACAAAGTTAGGCAATTGGAGACTGAAGCTTTAAGAGGGGCAGAGACATGGCTCTTggattggaaagaaaaatcagaaacagTGAATCTTGTTTCAGTTGCAGGCTCCCCAAGATTGGGTGTTTATGAGACGGATTTTGGGTGGGGGAGGCCAAAAAAGAGTGAAGTGGTTCACATAGATGTTACGGGGGCTTTTTCTCTTGCTGAGTGTAGAGATGAGGATGGTGCAATTGAGGTTGGTTTGGCACTTAGTAGGAGAAATATTGGTGATTTCACTGCCATCTGGGAACAAAGCCTGAAGCTATTTTGA